One window from the genome of Ailuropoda melanoleuca isolate Jingjing chromosome 5, ASM200744v2, whole genome shotgun sequence encodes:
- the NQO2 gene encoding ribosyldihydronicotinamide dehydrogenase [quinone] isoform X3: MAGKKVLIVYAHQEPRSFNGSLKKVAVEELSKQGCAITVSDLYAMDFEPRATRKDVIGALSNPKFFNYGVEAYEAFKKRSLASDITDEQKKVQEADLVIFQFPLYWFSVPAILKGWMDRVLCQGFAFDIPGFYDSGFLKNKLALLSLTTGGTAEMYGKTGVSGDFRYFLWPLQHGALHFCGFKVLAPQISFAPEIASEEERKAMVASWAQRLKTIWEEEPIDCTPAWYFGH, encoded by the exons gCAAGAAAGTGCTCATTGTCTATGCTCACCAAGAACCCAGGTCTTTCAATGGGTCCTTGAAGAAAGTGGCAGTGGAGGAACTCAGCAAGCAGGGCTGTGCCATCACCGTTTCCGATCTGTACGCCATGGACTTCGAGCCACGGGCCACCAGGAAAGATGTCATCG GTGCTCTCTCTAATCCCAAGTTCTTCAACTATGGGGTGGAAGCATACGAAGCCTTTAAGAAGAGGTCTCTGGCCAGTGACATAACTGACGAACAGAAAAAGGTTCAGGAAGCTGATCTAGTGATCTTTCAG TTCCCGCTGTACTGGTTCAGCGTGCCGGCTATCCTGAAGGGCTGGATGGACAGGGTGCTGTGCCAGGGCTTTGCCTTTGACATCCCAGGATTCTACGACTCCGGTTTTCTCAAG aATAAATTGGCCCTCCTCTCGTTAACCACGGGGGGCACAGCCGAGATGTACGGGAAAACCGGAGTCAGCGGAGATTTTCGGTACTTCCTGTGGCCCCTCCAG CATGGGGCGCTGCACTTTTGCGGATTTAAAGTCCTCGCCCCGCAGATCAGTTTTGCTCCCGAGATTGCctcagaagaagagaggaaggccaTGGTGGCATCCTGGGCCCAGCGGCTTAAAACCATCTGGGAGGAAGAGCCCATCGACTGCACGCCTGCTTGGTACTTCGGGCACTGA
- the NQO2 gene encoding ribosyldihydronicotinamide dehydrogenase [quinone] isoform X6: MAGKKVLIVYAHQEPRSFNGSLKKVAVEELSKQGCAITVSDLYAMDFEPRATRKDVIDRDLHLPVVIKTEEVMCGAQHLIGALSNPKFFNYGVEAYEAFKKRSLASDITDEQKKVQEADLVIFQFPLYWFSVPAILKGWMDRVLCQGFAFDIPGFYDSGFLKISFAPEIASEEERKAMVASWAQRLKTIWEEEPIDCTPAWYFGH, from the exons gCAAGAAAGTGCTCATTGTCTATGCTCACCAAGAACCCAGGTCTTTCAATGGGTCCTTGAAGAAAGTGGCAGTGGAGGAACTCAGCAAGCAGGGCTGTGCCATCACCGTTTCCGATCTGTACGCCATGGACTTCGAGCCACGGGCCACCAGGAAAGATGTCATCG ACCGGGACTTACACTTACCAGTTGTCATAAAGACAGAAGAGGTGATGTGTGGAGCACAGCACCTGATAG GTGCTCTCTCTAATCCCAAGTTCTTCAACTATGGGGTGGAAGCATACGAAGCCTTTAAGAAGAGGTCTCTGGCCAGTGACATAACTGACGAACAGAAAAAGGTTCAGGAAGCTGATCTAGTGATCTTTCAG TTCCCGCTGTACTGGTTCAGCGTGCCGGCTATCCTGAAGGGCTGGATGGACAGGGTGCTGTGCCAGGGCTTTGCCTTTGACATCCCAGGATTCTACGACTCCGGTTTTCTCAAG ATCAGTTTTGCTCCCGAGATTGCctcagaagaagagaggaaggccaTGGTGGCATCCTGGGCCCAGCGGCTTAAAACCATCTGGGAGGAAGAGCCCATCGACTGCACGCCTGCTTGGTACTTCGGGCACTGA
- the NQO2 gene encoding ribosyldihydronicotinamide dehydrogenase [quinone] isoform X4 codes for MAGKKVLIVYAHQEPRSFNGSLKKVAVEELSKQGCAITVSDLYAMDFEPRATRKDVIDRDLHLPVVIKTEEVMCGAQHLIGALSNPKFFNYGVEAYEAFKKRSLASDITDEQKKVQEADLVIFQFPLYWFSVPAILKGWMDRVLCQGFAFDIPGFYDSGFLKHGALHFCGFKVLAPQISFAPEIASEEERKAMVASWAQRLKTIWEEEPIDCTPAWYFGH; via the exons gCAAGAAAGTGCTCATTGTCTATGCTCACCAAGAACCCAGGTCTTTCAATGGGTCCTTGAAGAAAGTGGCAGTGGAGGAACTCAGCAAGCAGGGCTGTGCCATCACCGTTTCCGATCTGTACGCCATGGACTTCGAGCCACGGGCCACCAGGAAAGATGTCATCG ACCGGGACTTACACTTACCAGTTGTCATAAAGACAGAAGAGGTGATGTGTGGAGCACAGCACCTGATAG GTGCTCTCTCTAATCCCAAGTTCTTCAACTATGGGGTGGAAGCATACGAAGCCTTTAAGAAGAGGTCTCTGGCCAGTGACATAACTGACGAACAGAAAAAGGTTCAGGAAGCTGATCTAGTGATCTTTCAG TTCCCGCTGTACTGGTTCAGCGTGCCGGCTATCCTGAAGGGCTGGATGGACAGGGTGCTGTGCCAGGGCTTTGCCTTTGACATCCCAGGATTCTACGACTCCGGTTTTCTCAAG CATGGGGCGCTGCACTTTTGCGGATTTAAAGTCCTCGCCCCGCAGATCAGTTTTGCTCCCGAGATTGCctcagaagaagagaggaaggccaTGGTGGCATCCTGGGCCCAGCGGCTTAAAACCATCTGGGAGGAAGAGCCCATCGACTGCACGCCTGCTTGGTACTTCGGGCACTGA
- the NQO2 gene encoding ribosyldihydronicotinamide dehydrogenase [quinone] isoform X5: MAGKKVLIVYAHQEPRSFNGSLKKVAVEELSKQGCAITVSDLYAMDFEPRATRKDVIDRDLHLPVVIKTEEVMCGAQHLIGALSNPKFFNYGVEAYEAFKKRSLASDITDEQKKVQEADLVIFQNKLALLSLTTGGTAEMYGKTGVSGDFRYFLWPLQHGALHFCGFKVLAPQISFAPEIASEEERKAMVASWAQRLKTIWEEEPIDCTPAWYFGH, translated from the exons gCAAGAAAGTGCTCATTGTCTATGCTCACCAAGAACCCAGGTCTTTCAATGGGTCCTTGAAGAAAGTGGCAGTGGAGGAACTCAGCAAGCAGGGCTGTGCCATCACCGTTTCCGATCTGTACGCCATGGACTTCGAGCCACGGGCCACCAGGAAAGATGTCATCG ACCGGGACTTACACTTACCAGTTGTCATAAAGACAGAAGAGGTGATGTGTGGAGCACAGCACCTGATAG GTGCTCTCTCTAATCCCAAGTTCTTCAACTATGGGGTGGAAGCATACGAAGCCTTTAAGAAGAGGTCTCTGGCCAGTGACATAACTGACGAACAGAAAAAGGTTCAGGAAGCTGATCTAGTGATCTTTCAG aATAAATTGGCCCTCCTCTCGTTAACCACGGGGGGCACAGCCGAGATGTACGGGAAAACCGGAGTCAGCGGAGATTTTCGGTACTTCCTGTGGCCCCTCCAG CATGGGGCGCTGCACTTTTGCGGATTTAAAGTCCTCGCCCCGCAGATCAGTTTTGCTCCCGAGATTGCctcagaagaagagaggaaggccaTGGTGGCATCCTGGGCCCAGCGGCTTAAAACCATCTGGGAGGAAGAGCCCATCGACTGCACGCCTGCTTGGTACTTCGGGCACTGA
- the NQO2 gene encoding ribosyldihydronicotinamide dehydrogenase [quinone] isoform X1, translating to MAGKKVLIVYAHQEPRSFNGSLKKVAVEELSKQGCAITVSDLYAMDFEPRATRKDVIDRDLHLPVVIKTEEVMCGAQHLIGALSNPKFFNYGVEAYEAFKKRSLASDITDEQKKVQEADLVIFQFPLYWFSVPAILKGWMDRVLCQGFAFDIPGFYDSGFLKNKLALLSLTTGGTAEMYGKTGVSGDFRYFLWPLQHGALHFCGFKVLAPQISFAPEIASEEERKAMVASWAQRLKTIWEEEPIDCTPAWYFGH from the exons gCAAGAAAGTGCTCATTGTCTATGCTCACCAAGAACCCAGGTCTTTCAATGGGTCCTTGAAGAAAGTGGCAGTGGAGGAACTCAGCAAGCAGGGCTGTGCCATCACCGTTTCCGATCTGTACGCCATGGACTTCGAGCCACGGGCCACCAGGAAAGATGTCATCG ACCGGGACTTACACTTACCAGTTGTCATAAAGACAGAAGAGGTGATGTGTGGAGCACAGCACCTGATAG GTGCTCTCTCTAATCCCAAGTTCTTCAACTATGGGGTGGAAGCATACGAAGCCTTTAAGAAGAGGTCTCTGGCCAGTGACATAACTGACGAACAGAAAAAGGTTCAGGAAGCTGATCTAGTGATCTTTCAG TTCCCGCTGTACTGGTTCAGCGTGCCGGCTATCCTGAAGGGCTGGATGGACAGGGTGCTGTGCCAGGGCTTTGCCTTTGACATCCCAGGATTCTACGACTCCGGTTTTCTCAAG aATAAATTGGCCCTCCTCTCGTTAACCACGGGGGGCACAGCCGAGATGTACGGGAAAACCGGAGTCAGCGGAGATTTTCGGTACTTCCTGTGGCCCCTCCAG CATGGGGCGCTGCACTTTTGCGGATTTAAAGTCCTCGCCCCGCAGATCAGTTTTGCTCCCGAGATTGCctcagaagaagagaggaaggccaTGGTGGCATCCTGGGCCCAGCGGCTTAAAACCATCTGGGAGGAAGAGCCCATCGACTGCACGCCTGCTTGGTACTTCGGGCACTGA
- the NQO2 gene encoding ribosyldihydronicotinamide dehydrogenase [quinone] isoform X2, which yields MAGKKVLIVYAHQEPRSFNGSLKKVAVEELSKQGCAITVSDLYAMDFEPRATRKDVIDRDLHLPVVIKTEEVMCGAQHLIGALSNPKFFNYGVEAYEAFKKRSLASDITDEQKKVQEADLVIFQFPLYWFSVPAILKGWMDRVLCQGFAFDIPGFYDSGFLKNKLALLSLTTGGTAEMYGKTGVSGDFRYFLWPLQISFAPEIASEEERKAMVASWAQRLKTIWEEEPIDCTPAWYFGH from the exons gCAAGAAAGTGCTCATTGTCTATGCTCACCAAGAACCCAGGTCTTTCAATGGGTCCTTGAAGAAAGTGGCAGTGGAGGAACTCAGCAAGCAGGGCTGTGCCATCACCGTTTCCGATCTGTACGCCATGGACTTCGAGCCACGGGCCACCAGGAAAGATGTCATCG ACCGGGACTTACACTTACCAGTTGTCATAAAGACAGAAGAGGTGATGTGTGGAGCACAGCACCTGATAG GTGCTCTCTCTAATCCCAAGTTCTTCAACTATGGGGTGGAAGCATACGAAGCCTTTAAGAAGAGGTCTCTGGCCAGTGACATAACTGACGAACAGAAAAAGGTTCAGGAAGCTGATCTAGTGATCTTTCAG TTCCCGCTGTACTGGTTCAGCGTGCCGGCTATCCTGAAGGGCTGGATGGACAGGGTGCTGTGCCAGGGCTTTGCCTTTGACATCCCAGGATTCTACGACTCCGGTTTTCTCAAG aATAAATTGGCCCTCCTCTCGTTAACCACGGGGGGCACAGCCGAGATGTACGGGAAAACCGGAGTCAGCGGAGATTTTCGGTACTTCCTGTGGCCCCTCCAG ATCAGTTTTGCTCCCGAGATTGCctcagaagaagagaggaaggccaTGGTGGCATCCTGGGCCCAGCGGCTTAAAACCATCTGGGAGGAAGAGCCCATCGACTGCACGCCTGCTTGGTACTTCGGGCACTGA
- the NQO2 gene encoding ribosyldihydronicotinamide dehydrogenase [quinone] isoform X8 has translation MAGKKVLIVYAHQEPRSFNGSLKKVAVEELSKQGCAITVSDLYAMDFEPRATRKDVIGALSNPKFFNYGVEAYEAFKKRSLASDITDEQKKVQEADLVIFQNKLALLSLTTGGTAEMYGKTGVSGDFRYFLWPLQHGALHFCGFKVLAPQISFAPEIASEEERKAMVASWAQRLKTIWEEEPIDCTPAWYFGH, from the exons gCAAGAAAGTGCTCATTGTCTATGCTCACCAAGAACCCAGGTCTTTCAATGGGTCCTTGAAGAAAGTGGCAGTGGAGGAACTCAGCAAGCAGGGCTGTGCCATCACCGTTTCCGATCTGTACGCCATGGACTTCGAGCCACGGGCCACCAGGAAAGATGTCATCG GTGCTCTCTCTAATCCCAAGTTCTTCAACTATGGGGTGGAAGCATACGAAGCCTTTAAGAAGAGGTCTCTGGCCAGTGACATAACTGACGAACAGAAAAAGGTTCAGGAAGCTGATCTAGTGATCTTTCAG aATAAATTGGCCCTCCTCTCGTTAACCACGGGGGGCACAGCCGAGATGTACGGGAAAACCGGAGTCAGCGGAGATTTTCGGTACTTCCTGTGGCCCCTCCAG CATGGGGCGCTGCACTTTTGCGGATTTAAAGTCCTCGCCCCGCAGATCAGTTTTGCTCCCGAGATTGCctcagaagaagagaggaaggccaTGGTGGCATCCTGGGCCCAGCGGCTTAAAACCATCTGGGAGGAAGAGCCCATCGACTGCACGCCTGCTTGGTACTTCGGGCACTGA
- the NQO2 gene encoding ribosyldihydronicotinamide dehydrogenase [quinone] isoform X7 — MAGKKVLIVYAHQEPRSFNGSLKKVAVEELSKQGCAITVSDLYAMDFEPRATRKDVIDRDLHLPVVIKTEEVMCGAQHLIGALSNPKFFNYGVEAYEAFKKRSLASDITDEQKKVQEADLVIFQNKLALLSLTTGGTAEMYGKTGVSGDFRYFLWPLQISFAPEIASEEERKAMVASWAQRLKTIWEEEPIDCTPAWYFGH; from the exons gCAAGAAAGTGCTCATTGTCTATGCTCACCAAGAACCCAGGTCTTTCAATGGGTCCTTGAAGAAAGTGGCAGTGGAGGAACTCAGCAAGCAGGGCTGTGCCATCACCGTTTCCGATCTGTACGCCATGGACTTCGAGCCACGGGCCACCAGGAAAGATGTCATCG ACCGGGACTTACACTTACCAGTTGTCATAAAGACAGAAGAGGTGATGTGTGGAGCACAGCACCTGATAG GTGCTCTCTCTAATCCCAAGTTCTTCAACTATGGGGTGGAAGCATACGAAGCCTTTAAGAAGAGGTCTCTGGCCAGTGACATAACTGACGAACAGAAAAAGGTTCAGGAAGCTGATCTAGTGATCTTTCAG aATAAATTGGCCCTCCTCTCGTTAACCACGGGGGGCACAGCCGAGATGTACGGGAAAACCGGAGTCAGCGGAGATTTTCGGTACTTCCTGTGGCCCCTCCAG ATCAGTTTTGCTCCCGAGATTGCctcagaagaagagaggaaggccaTGGTGGCATCCTGGGCCCAGCGGCTTAAAACCATCTGGGAGGAAGAGCCCATCGACTGCACGCCTGCTTGGTACTTCGGGCACTGA